The genomic segment TGGCAATACGCAATGGAGAAAAACCCCGGCCTGTGCAATATGAAAGGATTTACTGGGATATGATCCTGGAATACGGCAGCAAGCCCAGGCCTGATGATAAAGCCGTTTCTCTGCATAATTTAATGGAAAAAATGGGTTTTACCAGGGAAGAATTTGCCAGGCTGAAAGAAGCCCAGAACAATTCTGACGGTTTGGTAAAAACAGAGATGATTGCCATGAATGCTGTAAAAGGTCTATATGATGACGGTACTGGAAATTATATAAAAAAAAATATGCCTGACCCTGAAATGGCAGCCATGATTATGCACGATCTTAAATATCATGAACATAAAGCCAGGATAATGAAGCCTATTGATGATTTTTTTGTAATGCTCAACACCAGGACAAAATCTGAAGCAGATCAATATATGACACAAGGAAAACGTTTGATGTTTATGATAAAATTATCTGTTTCCATTTTAATTGCTGTATGTATATGGATTGGATTTTTCACTGGAAAGCGGCTTTACAGCATTGTTTATCAAATAGGCAGTTCAGCAGAAAATGTAGCATCAGGAAGCCGTTATCTTGACGGCAGCGCACACCAGCTTTCAGAAGGAGCATCAGAACAGGCAGCATCAGCAGAAGAGGTTTCTGCATCAATGGAACAGATGACTGCCAATATCAGGCAAAATGCTGATAATGCCATGCAGACCGAGAGAATTGCTTTTAAAGCTTCTGAAGATACAGCAGCAGGCGGTGAGGCAGTGGCTGAAGTTGTAAGTGCCATGAAAGAGATTGCTCAAAAGATTTCAATTGTTGAAGAAATTGCCAGGCAGACAGACCTTCTGGCTTTAAATGCAGCTATTGAAGCTGCCAGGGCAGGAAGCCACGGCAGAGGGTTTGCAGTAGTAGCTTCCGAGGTCAGAAAGCTTTCTGAACGAAGCCAGCTTGCAGCAGGTGAAATAAGAAAGCTTTCAAGGTCAAGTTTTGAAACTGCTGAAAAAGCTGGTACATTATTTTTCAATCTTGTTCCTGATATAAAAAAGACTGCTGATCTTGTTCAGGAAATCAGTGCAGCCAGCAATGAGCAGAGAAGCGGAGCAGAACAGGTGAACAAAGCTGTTTTGCAGTTAGATCAAGTAATCCAGCAGAATGCAGCCGGTGCTGAACAAATGACAGCAACATCAGCCCAATTGTCAGCCCAGGCAATGTATCTTAAAGAGACAATTGCTCTTTTGGGATTTATTGATGCTAAGGACAGGTTCACAAGATCTGATAACAAGGACGGGTTCAGAAAAAAACAAAAACTTGAATATCCTTATCATAACAGGGCTGTATCAAACAATACTTCAGAAAAAACAATGATCCATATGAAAGACAGGCAGGAATCCAGTTCTCATCAACACGATGACTTTGAAGTATATTAACAGTATTATTTTTTCCAGGCATTGAAAAAGTTAAAAAAACATTATATAAAGACATATGAAATAAACATAAACAGGATAACAATATGAGCAATGACCTGGAAAATGCCCGAATACTTATAGTTGACGATATGGCAACAAATCTGCAAGTATTGGGTACTATTTTAAAGGAACGCGGATTTCATACCAATATTGCCCGCAATGGCAGAGAAGCTATTGTACGGGCTGAAAAGGTTTGTCCTGATCTTATTCTGCTGGATGTCATGATGCCTGAAATGGATGGATTTGAAGCGTGCCGCCAGTTAAAAAATATTGAAACAACAAAACATATTCCAATTATCTTTTTAACAGCCAAAACTGAAACAGAATCTGTTGTTAAAGGATTTGATCTTGGTGCTGCAGATTATGTTCTCAAGCCTTTTAATTCAGCAGAACTTTTAGCCAGGGTGCAGACACATCTGGATTTAAAAAGATCAAGAGATATTATAGATCAGAAAAATCAAGACCTTCTTGATAAAAATAAGGCTCTTATAAAACTTAACAAAGATCTTCAAAATGCCCTGGCAGAAATAAAAACCCTTAAAGGCATACTGCCTATATGTTCAAATTGTAAAAAAATCAGACTGGAAAACTCGGATCCAAGAAAACAGGAATCCTGGGTTATGCTTGAATCTTATATACAAAAGCATACAGATGCACAATTATCGCATGGAATCTGCCCTGAATGCGCTCAAAAATTATATCCTGATTTTTTTGAAGGGAATTAATGAAGAATCTGGCTTAAAAACAATCGGGTTCTTTCATTCTGAGGGTTATCAAAAAATTCATCAGGTGAAT from the Desulfonema limicola genome contains:
- a CDS encoding methyl-accepting chemotaxis protein, which gives rise to MTLKKILIINFIIVTAGIIWLGILSILMTRNNELLNQSHVKRYQSYLLADELRQSSDDLTRMARTYVITGDSKYEKMYWDILAIRNGEKPRPVQYERIYWDMILEYGSKPRPDDKAVSLHNLMEKMGFTREEFARLKEAQNNSDGLVKTEMIAMNAVKGLYDDGTGNYIKKNMPDPEMAAMIMHDLKYHEHKARIMKPIDDFFVMLNTRTKSEADQYMTQGKRLMFMIKLSVSILIAVCIWIGFFTGKRLYSIVYQIGSSAENVASGSRYLDGSAHQLSEGASEQAASAEEVSASMEQMTANIRQNADNAMQTERIAFKASEDTAAGGEAVAEVVSAMKEIAQKISIVEEIARQTDLLALNAAIEAARAGSHGRGFAVVASEVRKLSERSQLAAGEIRKLSRSSFETAEKAGTLFFNLVPDIKKTADLVQEISAASNEQRSGAEQVNKAVLQLDQVIQQNAAGAEQMTATSAQLSAQAMYLKETIALLGFIDAKDRFTRSDNKDGFRKKQKLEYPYHNRAVSNNTSEKTMIHMKDRQESSSHQHDDFEVY
- a CDS encoding response regulator encodes the protein MSNDLENARILIVDDMATNLQVLGTILKERGFHTNIARNGREAIVRAEKVCPDLILLDVMMPEMDGFEACRQLKNIETTKHIPIIFLTAKTETESVVKGFDLGAADYVLKPFNSAELLARVQTHLDLKRSRDIIDQKNQDLLDKNKALIKLNKDLQNALAEIKTLKGILPICSNCKKIRLENSDPRKQESWVMLESYIQKHTDAQLSHGICPECAQKLYPDFFEGN